One Gadus morhua chromosome 13, gadMor3.0, whole genome shotgun sequence genomic window carries:
- the ndrg3a gene encoding protein NDRG3a isoform X1, with amino-acid sequence MEELQDVQLTEIKPLLNNKNSRNFQDFDCQEHDIETPHGVLHVTMRGVPKGNRPVILTYHDIGLNHKSCFNTLFNYEDMQEITQHFAVVHVDAPGQQEAAPPFPTGYQYPTMEQLAEMLPSVMTQLKVNSVIGIGVGAGAYILSRFALNNPTLVEGLVLINVDPCAEGWIDWAASKLTGWTSNLVDIVMAHHFSADELTDNLELIQTYRLHIAQDINQDNLALFCGSYQYRLDLDVERPLVGQTAETINTLTCPSLLVVGDTSPAVDAVVECNSRLDPAKTTLFKMADCGGLPQVVQPGKLAEAFKYFVQGMGYIPYVLLSHLSNESVSSVGMTRLARSRTTSSSSIASMESSRSRNNLNSLLEGSATGMLDTQAGPQTMEVSC; translated from the exons ATGGAAGAGTTACAGGATGTCCAGCTGACCGAGATCAAACCCCTGCTAAACAATAAG aaTTCCAGAAATTTCCAGGACTTTGATTGCCAG gagcATGACATCGAGACTCCGCATGGCGTCCTCCATGTGACCATGAGGGGAGTGCCCAAGGGCAACCGGCCAGTCATCCTCACCTACCACGACATCGGCCTCAACC ACAAGTCCTGCTTCAACACCCTGTTCAACTATGAGGACATGCAGGAGATCACGCAGCACTTCGCCGTGGTCCACGTGGACGCCCCTGGCCAGCAGGAGGCGGCCCCCCCATTCCCCACCGG CTACCAGTACCCAACCATGGAGCAACTGGCCGAGATGTTACCCTCCGTTATGACTCAGCTAAA GGTCAACAGCGTGATCGGCATTGGTGTGGGAGCGGGGGCTTACATCCTCTCTCGCTTCGCT ctGAATAACCCCACCCTGGTGGAGGGCCTGGTGCTGATCAACGTGGACCCCTGCGCTGAGGGCTGGATCGACTGGGCTGCCTCCAAG CTGACTGGGTGGACCAGCAACCTGGTGGACATTGTCATGGCCCACCACTTTAGCGCC GATGAGTTGACGGACAACCTGGAGCTCATTCAGACCTACCGCCTCCACATCGCCCAGGACATCAACCAGGACAACCTGGCCCTCTTCTGCGGTTCCTACCAATA cCGCCTGGATTTAGATGTCGAGAGGCCACTGGTGGGACAGACCGCTGAAACCATCAATACCCTCAC GTGCCCCTCACTGCTGGTGGTCGGTGACACATCACCTGCCGTGGATGCTGTG GTGGAGTGCAACTCCAGGTTAGATCCAGCTAAGACCACGCTGTTCAAG ATGGCTGATTGTGGTGGCTTGCCCCAGGTTGTCCAG CCTGGAAAACTTGCTGAGGCCTTCAAGTACTTTGTTCAGGGAATGGGCTACA TTCCCTACGTTCTTCTCAGTCACCTGAGCAACGAATCAG TGTCGTCTGTAGGGATGACCCGCCTGGCGCGCTcccgcaccacctcctcctccagcatcgCCTCCATGGaaagcagccgcagccgcaacAACCTCAACAGCCTCCTGGAGGGCAGCGCCACCGGCATGCTGGACACCCAGGCCGGCCCGCAGACCATGGAGGTCTCCTGCTAa
- the ndrg3a gene encoding protein NDRG3a isoform X2 has protein sequence MEELQDVQLTEIKPLLNNKNSRNFQDFDCQEHDIETPHGVLHVTMRGVPKGNRPVILTYHDIGLNHKSCFNTLFNYEDMQEITQHFAVVHVDAPGQQEAAPPFPTGYQYPTMEQLAEMLPSVMTQLKVNSVIGIGVGAGAYILSRFALNNPTLVEGLVLINVDPCAEGWIDWAASKLTGWTSNLVDIVMAHHFSADELTDNLELIQTYRLHIAQDINQDNLALFCGSYQYRLDLDVERPLVGQTAETINTLTCPSLLVVGDTSPAVDAVVECNSRLDPAKTTLFKMADCGGLPQVVQPGKLAEAFKYFVQGMGYMSSVGMTRLARSRTTSSSSIASMESSRSRNNLNSLLEGSATGMLDTQAGPQTMEVSC, from the exons ATGGAAGAGTTACAGGATGTCCAGCTGACCGAGATCAAACCCCTGCTAAACAATAAG aaTTCCAGAAATTTCCAGGACTTTGATTGCCAG gagcATGACATCGAGACTCCGCATGGCGTCCTCCATGTGACCATGAGGGGAGTGCCCAAGGGCAACCGGCCAGTCATCCTCACCTACCACGACATCGGCCTCAACC ACAAGTCCTGCTTCAACACCCTGTTCAACTATGAGGACATGCAGGAGATCACGCAGCACTTCGCCGTGGTCCACGTGGACGCCCCTGGCCAGCAGGAGGCGGCCCCCCCATTCCCCACCGG CTACCAGTACCCAACCATGGAGCAACTGGCCGAGATGTTACCCTCCGTTATGACTCAGCTAAA GGTCAACAGCGTGATCGGCATTGGTGTGGGAGCGGGGGCTTACATCCTCTCTCGCTTCGCT ctGAATAACCCCACCCTGGTGGAGGGCCTGGTGCTGATCAACGTGGACCCCTGCGCTGAGGGCTGGATCGACTGGGCTGCCTCCAAG CTGACTGGGTGGACCAGCAACCTGGTGGACATTGTCATGGCCCACCACTTTAGCGCC GATGAGTTGACGGACAACCTGGAGCTCATTCAGACCTACCGCCTCCACATCGCCCAGGACATCAACCAGGACAACCTGGCCCTCTTCTGCGGTTCCTACCAATA cCGCCTGGATTTAGATGTCGAGAGGCCACTGGTGGGACAGACCGCTGAAACCATCAATACCCTCAC GTGCCCCTCACTGCTGGTGGTCGGTGACACATCACCTGCCGTGGATGCTGTG GTGGAGTGCAACTCCAGGTTAGATCCAGCTAAGACCACGCTGTTCAAG ATGGCTGATTGTGGTGGCTTGCCCCAGGTTGTCCAG CCTGGAAAACTTGCTGAGGCCTTCAAGTACTTTGTTCAGGGAATGGGCTACA TGTCGTCTGTAGGGATGACCCGCCTGGCGCGCTcccgcaccacctcctcctccagcatcgCCTCCATGGaaagcagccgcagccgcaacAACCTCAACAGCCTCCTGGAGGGCAGCGCCACCGGCATGCTGGACACCCAGGCCGGCCCGCAGACCATGGAGGTCTCCTGCTAa
- the ndrg3a gene encoding protein NDRG3a isoform X3, which yields MSAILDLDQIACSGNGAEHDIETPHGVLHVTMRGVPKGNRPVILTYHDIGLNHKSCFNTLFNYEDMQEITQHFAVVHVDAPGQQEAAPPFPTGYQYPTMEQLAEMLPSVMTQLKVNSVIGIGVGAGAYILSRFALNNPTLVEGLVLINVDPCAEGWIDWAASKLTGWTSNLVDIVMAHHFSADELTDNLELIQTYRLHIAQDINQDNLALFCGSYQYRLDLDVERPLVGQTAETINTLTCPSLLVVGDTSPAVDAVVECNSRLDPAKTTLFKMADCGGLPQVVQPGKLAEAFKYFVQGMGYIPYVLLSHLSNESVSSVGMTRLARSRTTSSSSIASMESSRSRNNLNSLLEGSATGMLDTQAGPQTMEVSC from the exons ATGTCTGCCATTCTGGATCTGGACCAGATCGCCTGCTCCGGGAACGGGGCG gagcATGACATCGAGACTCCGCATGGCGTCCTCCATGTGACCATGAGGGGAGTGCCCAAGGGCAACCGGCCAGTCATCCTCACCTACCACGACATCGGCCTCAACC ACAAGTCCTGCTTCAACACCCTGTTCAACTATGAGGACATGCAGGAGATCACGCAGCACTTCGCCGTGGTCCACGTGGACGCCCCTGGCCAGCAGGAGGCGGCCCCCCCATTCCCCACCGG CTACCAGTACCCAACCATGGAGCAACTGGCCGAGATGTTACCCTCCGTTATGACTCAGCTAAA GGTCAACAGCGTGATCGGCATTGGTGTGGGAGCGGGGGCTTACATCCTCTCTCGCTTCGCT ctGAATAACCCCACCCTGGTGGAGGGCCTGGTGCTGATCAACGTGGACCCCTGCGCTGAGGGCTGGATCGACTGGGCTGCCTCCAAG CTGACTGGGTGGACCAGCAACCTGGTGGACATTGTCATGGCCCACCACTTTAGCGCC GATGAGTTGACGGACAACCTGGAGCTCATTCAGACCTACCGCCTCCACATCGCCCAGGACATCAACCAGGACAACCTGGCCCTCTTCTGCGGTTCCTACCAATA cCGCCTGGATTTAGATGTCGAGAGGCCACTGGTGGGACAGACCGCTGAAACCATCAATACCCTCAC GTGCCCCTCACTGCTGGTGGTCGGTGACACATCACCTGCCGTGGATGCTGTG GTGGAGTGCAACTCCAGGTTAGATCCAGCTAAGACCACGCTGTTCAAG ATGGCTGATTGTGGTGGCTTGCCCCAGGTTGTCCAG CCTGGAAAACTTGCTGAGGCCTTCAAGTACTTTGTTCAGGGAATGGGCTACA TTCCCTACGTTCTTCTCAGTCACCTGAGCAACGAATCAG TGTCGTCTGTAGGGATGACCCGCCTGGCGCGCTcccgcaccacctcctcctccagcatcgCCTCCATGGaaagcagccgcagccgcaacAACCTCAACAGCCTCCTGGAGGGCAGCGCCACCGGCATGCTGGACACCCAGGCCGGCCCGCAGACCATGGAGGTCTCCTGCTAa